attttctgtttgtgtctgtcatgGATTTTGACCACTGGTTGGTACAAAGTGACTGTCAAGAGACGGTGAAATTGGGTTTGAAATGAGACAAACCTGTAATTTGTGATGAAAAGATTGCTCAAGCAAAAGGTTGTTTTGAAGCTTTTTacactgctgtttttctctttcagtcAGTCCATTCCTCTAATTCATTGCTGCTGAAGCTGTCATCCATTTATCTATGACATCAGGACTCAAACGCTTAAGTAATTTGCATCAGACATACATAGAGGAGCTTGAGAAAGAACATGGAGTGTGATTGAAGTGGTATTTTAAAGCAAACATGCTGTCGCATTTTCACATCTTTGAATAACTTAAATCTTATTGTAACAACAAAAACTATAGTTTTTTATTCTCAGTTTAGTCAGTTACTATTTATTTATGAGTTTACAATCACCATGCAGATGCTCATGTATTGAATCATTGTACATGTGTGGAGGATAATGGATGTGCCAGTCATGAGAGGACGCCTGGTGATTGACACCATCAATCTTCAAAAGATGAGCTGGAAACATTAATTACTGCTTTACAGGCTCTTCTgtgaaacactgaattaaaaaaatattccagTAAAGCATTTGCTTATCTTACAAAAACAGTGAGTGCCTTGCACAAGGATGCTTCTAATCTGTCAGTGTAaaagttttttatttcttaaattAAAGAAAGACATTAgttatattaaataaaacagctCATGGTTTGTTTGTCTATCttttctgtcactgtctctTACTCTCTGACCACTCCCACCAGATCCGTGTCATCATGCTGAGCACCAGGGCCAACAGCGAGCCTGCCTCTTTCAGTCTCCTGATGGTGGTCCGTATGGCCACATGGAACCAGATCCTGGACCCCTGGGTCTACATCCTGCTGAGGAAGGCTGTTCTGAGGAAAATCTTCACGTTGTTCCAAAGCTGCTGGGGCCCAAAGTCTCATAACTTATACCGCTGGCAGCGCAGCATTCTCCGCAGCTCGACAGAGACCAGCAACTCGGGTAGATTACCTCTGCGAGACACTGCAGTCAAATCCATCACCTGAGAGGACCTCAAACTCAGACTCTAATTTATTTACAAAGCACATTTAGAAACAATTCAtattgaccaaagtgctgtacaaaaggaaCAAGTGGCTAAATACATGAGAGGCAACACAACTGTCAGgtacacagctcacacattcagagacacaacacaaacagacacaccgCAGAGAAAGTCAGGAATAAAAGTAGGTTTTCAGCCTGGACTTAAACAATGCAGTGGAGGGGGCACATCTGATTTGGAGGGGGATGCTGTTCCACAGTTTGGGGGCAGTCACAGCAAAGGCACAATCACTCCTGAGCTTGAATCTGAAGCGTGGGACAGACAAGTTCCCCATGGTCAGCTGACCAGAGGAGGTCTGCCATGCAGGATGAGGCCAAACCATTAAGGGCTTTGTGAACAAATAggagaatcttaaaatcaattctgaattTTACAGGCAGCCGGTGGACAGGGGCTAAAACAGGTGTGACATGGTCTCTCCTCTGGGTACCTCTGAGGAGCCAGGCAGTGGCGTTATGAACTAGTTGgaggcaagagagagagaactgACTAATATCAGTGTACAGAGAGTTATAGTCCAAACGGGAGAACATGAGAGCGTGGCTGACtatctccaggtcctctgagaaaaacaggaagaggcTTTGAAGATGTGCAGAAtgtggagaggttggaaaaagatatacgtttcttccctgttccaaaaccaaaatcaaaccctgagaagtgtagggttagctagctagctactgaagatatagcctactgaatgtatacacatgctgcttttgctttttaatgattatgctgatattcaaccagctgtgtgtcatcgcattgtgcACAGAACACTGTTTGACTTCTGCAGATCCCTGCCTGTCCGGCGGCAGAGGTCTGAtggcacacactgtgatgccacacagctggttcaatatcagcaaagtttccctttatattcattgtcttgtgtggcgatcagcagtgatgtggtgcttcacttttacactgtgatctgtagcctgtagttcggctttagcttctaagtgtctttgtcttttcaacctgttgttgctgctgagtcagtttgacatcctggatatatccttcaaacacagactgaagacagtgtgggctccattcttactctgacagcttgtcagaccatcacaaaggggcggggcttggCAAAGGTCAAAAAAAGTTATTGTAAATAACAGTTATACAGTTAGTATTCATGTTGGAGTTGTAAAATGATCACAGTGAACTGGCAGTATTGTGCTCTGTTGTATTATGTGAGATTACCTTTTAGAGCTCAACTTTCAGCTTTGAacaaaatctgttttaaatGTTCACAGTGCTCAGAAAATATTACAGTCACTGTCAGATTGGTTCAGTCGTTTCTTTATTAAGCTTTTTCTAttggaaaaaatgtatttactctTAATGTTGCTGGAATTTCAGCTCCAGTTTGTGCCCTTAACCTCATCTAAGGATTTTTACTGAATGTGTTTGattctgtttcttcttcttttgatgTTGTTCTTACTGACAGTAGCCCAGGTCACAAACACAGTATAGCCCTGTGTTTTTGACCTAACATATATGTGGTAACGTGATATGGATTCTCTGGGTTATAATGTGGATGTATGGTTAATGCAGACACAAAAGTCTGCTGCAGAATGTAcaaaataatgtaatgtaatgtaactgaGCTCATCACTGGTTTTGATTCAGTCTGCACAAATATTTACGTATAAACGACACACTGTTTAGATATTTGTAGCATACAGATCATATAGAAACAGTCTGGTCATCTTCGTATGAGCATGAAAGTTATGTGTCGATCACATTTAACTAATGATTTATTGTTTACTGATTCACTATGACTGCTGCATTTCCTTATAGCTGATCATGCTACATTGTTTCCAGGCATTTTCATACCACTATGTCAGAATGAAATCAGACAGAGCAGGGCCGTCAGTCAGGCAGTGGTAGGTAATATTACTGTTAATGCACAAGAGTTTTTTCATCTCTCTTATGAAATCTTTTCAGTTTCCTTGGCCTGAACTGTGCAATAAAGGTAATAATGGAGAACAAATAAAcgacataaaaatgcaaattgaaggctcataaaaatgttttgttatgaTGGTCAGGATAATGTGTGTTAGGAGGAGGTTATTCTCCACCAGAAACATCTTTTGAGGAGAgggtctgtgtctgtctctgtggagTCAAGAGTGTGGCACTGGGataattaaagacatttcagtTATAATCAATTATAATCATTAAATGCTAGTCAATTATGTTAATCATGATTAAAAGGAGACACCCCAATGTGAATAGAATGCGTTTTTTAACATATAGATATCACCACCAAACCTACCCAGGTGATTACttaagacaattattttttgtattacaagtttttTGAAATGATATgttaaaacatgcaaatgaggcattatctaattaaatatgtattttttgcatACATTCCCAGAACAAAAtctcaaacaaaataaacacttgaatgtgcattttggtcattttcgTTCGACTAGTCATTTCTGTCTGTATTAATCTATGGTGATGTAATTCACATCCATGCAGTTTCATCCCTACTTATAAAACTGGATTCTGCATATTATGCAATCTTTAGGATGGCTTTAGGATGGCTTTGTCtgtgtaagagaagaaaaatgcacatgttgtTATTCATTGGTGTTATTAGGTAAACCACCTACCAACCTGGTCTAACTGTGTTGCACGTACTTATATCTTAAGCCTTTTGTTCGTTCATACCAGCAACTACTGCACTTACTCTTAAATTGGTATTCTTTTAAATATCCCCAGGGTGCGCTCAGAGCTCTGTAAAGCTGCTTTCTCTTCCTATGCACCCTGGGTATGGAATGAACTTCAAAATGTTGTTACAGAAGCACTCccttttttgaacattttttaaaggtcTTTTAAAAGCTGCCCTGAAGGAAACTGTTGCTGCTTTATAAACTAGTCCTTAACCCATATGAAATGTGTATAGATGACATTGGTGTGGCTTTTATATCCCTTTTCTTTTACTACTTTCCCTTGTGTTGCTTTTATTTAACCTATTTATAGGTTTTACTGGGTAACAGTTTTTCTAAATGAAAGTGGAAGAAGAGATACTGTATCTTaataaaggataaataaaataaaataaaataaataaaataaaatagtaaaataaaataaaagaaagaaaagaaaataataaaataaaataaaataagataagataaaataaaataaaataagggaGCTGCTGGGCGCACCATCACTTTATAGTGTAATACATTAAACGTCCTGTAGGGGGCAGCACGGAACTCAAAACCCTCCAGCTGGTCGGAAGCGTAGAAGAAGAAATCCCCGTATGGTGTGTGACGTAATCTCTTCCTTATAACCTCCATCTTTCGCCACCGCATGCCTGTGCGGATATTTGACCAGGTTTGGGCAGATACATATTGATTTGTGTGTACCGTGCGGTGttagctgagtgtgtgtttgtcggTGTGTGGTCGGAGCAGAGCTGTGGGGCCGAGCCGAGCGGTGACACGCTGTGTGTTCAGTCTGAAGgccctgtgttgtgttttcatctctgcagctgctaaccatacacacactcacacacacacacacacacacacactcacacacacacacagcagactgaCAAGTTAGAGCCAGTCTGTGTTATTATTGCATCAGCGTGGTGTAATTTACATGTCGCTTAAcggtttgttttattgttttgtctcggctataaaacattttttactgcTCGTGTACTTTATTGTATTCTTCCTAAACTGGTTAGCTCATGTTGTAGCTATAGGCGACAGGGGAAGCAGCAGCATGCTAACTGTTTAGCTAGTTGGGATCATGTGTAACTTAAACATACCAGCAACTTGACTCTCATGTACTTACACAGCAATAGACATAACAGCTGGGAACAAGGACAGTAGAGCTGGACAAATAAAGGTGGAAGAATAGACAGGACTTAAATGTACACAAGTATATGGGAAACATAGGTGTTTATATAAATACTATAAATACAGTTAAATGACCAACAGtacaaataaaactaaaataaaatgtctaTATACAAGTCAAGTGCTCTGTAAGTTGTAAACTACTGGTATGCAAATAGTCAAAGAAATACATACTTATATACATGGATTGGATGATAATGTAAAGTGCATGTCTATGTGTGATTACAAATGCAAAGTTCCTCTTTTATCAGTGCATGCTTTATGATTTGGTGGTTTGGATGTCACTGACCACTCAGACAAAAGCTctggtatatttttatctataaagaAATACTGTGCAAACCTCCACCCGACCTCTgcacccttctgtgtgtcagctttTTAATGTACCCCAGGTTTTAACATGTCTGGGGAAAACTATTTTCCTACTGTGCACCATGGGCATGGGACAATCtccaaaaagatctaaaataaGATACACTTACATCCATTGAGGGCATCATAAAGCATTTGTTGACAGAgatgtgtgcttgtttttcttgagaggccactagtTGTTTTGTTGTAGATTTTTgcattatatgttgtatttgttgttgcattttaatgtgttttgattggctgctacctcggccaggtctctcttgtaaacgagattttcaatctcaaagGGACTTcctgtgtaaataaataaattaaatcaatatatactgtatatatagcaCGTAGGATCTATATTGACAGTGACAGATGATATtaattaaaaactgtaaaacaataAACTATAATATGAGCAGTGGGTGTTTTGGTGTTCAGACTGCTTTAACTGTCCATCAAAATGACAGCTGGTACACACAACCtctattttttttcagtgtctttACACATCTTCATTTTCCCATGTTGTAGGTGACAACATGAATCAAGAAAAACTGGCAAAACTTCAAGCCCAGGTCCGGATAGGAGGAAAGGTATGTTGACACCCAAGGAAgtggtttattgtttttattgggaACGTTTCATGTTGGGTGAGACCGTAGGAATGTCTCTGTTATTCAGTGCTCTCATTATTCACTATGCTACACCAAAACTAAAATACATCTTGCCATAAAACgtagtgtttgttgttttacttttgATTTACATATTTTACAGTGTTCATAGCTCAAAGGAATTGCTTGGTTTTGTACGTTAGAGTTTTGTCATGATACATTTTTAGAGAATCTGAGACTAGGCCTTAGTTTTAGAGGTTAAATGAGCCGAAACAATTAGTCGATTTATTAGTTAAGTGACTGATGAAAACCATCTgcatttgttttcataatcAGTTAATGATTTTAGTCATTCTCAACCAAAAACACCTGTTCTCTGGCTCCAGCCTCTCAAATGTGAGCATTGGCTGTTGTTCTTGGTTTCTTATTGTAAATTAAACTCATTGTTGATCAGAAGCCACTTTGAAGCAGGGCTGGGCAATTTATCAGTATTATATTGTGACAGAAGACTCATTAATGTCTATAGAGTTGGGTGCCAAACAGGGTACCCACAGAATTATTTCGGTAATACTGAGTACCAATCCACATATCAGTTCCTGAGAGTTCATCTGGGTGAGAGCGCCAGGATTAGACAAGAGTGTGCTGGGAAGCTGGCTTCCCAGCATGCCAAAGCTTTCACTGCAGTGCCGCTCTGCCCGATAGTTTTGGCGTCTGGTCAGTTTTCTTTGCTGTATTATTTTAGTAATAGACTAGTAATACTGCTAGACAAgcagatacacatacacacaagcagacagacagacagacagacagacagagacagaagattagccctgtgtgtaattaaaaaagaacaGAGGAGCAGAATTGCTTTTTGGATTACTACATTGACCCCGCAGCTttccaaaattacatttatgtTATCGCAGAGAAAGTGAAGTATTTAGCTGTAGAAGTTATTTACTTTGACTGTGAACAGTATCAAACCTTAaacgtcttagattttggataacATAATGTCATAAGGGTtgttttttcctggttttaaatgcttcattacagtaaagtgatgtatttTTTCTGAATTTACCACACTGTtttagctgttctattatttgcctttacacagttagtcattatatccacattactgataattatttatcaaaaatcccattgtgtaaataatttgtgaaagcaccattaGTCAAGCCTAAAATATCATTGCAATATCTGTATTGAGGTACTTCTTCTTGCCATAAAGAGTGGTGTTAGTATTCTttctaattgttgggatttatATGTTTCAGTGCTGTcataatacattttcaatgcaaCAAACTGGATGTAGAGTGTCTCAGACTAAGATTTACTTTCAGATGATTAGTGCAAAAATtcaaatgtataaatatatgtattaaTAAAAATGATGTTTAAATTGCAATGAAATTATTTAGAGCTAAAACAATATGTTGATTAATCAAATGAGTAATCAACAAAAcaattaatctgcaactattttgataatcagtcAGTGATTCCATCatttttcaaccaaaaataccaaatgttCTCTGACTCCAGTTTCTCAAATGTGATGTTTTGCTGGTTTTCTTGGTTTCTTGTATTGTAAATAACATCTTTGGGTTTTGACAAAAGAAGCAACCAGACAAAAGAAACAACTTTGAATATGTCAtgttgggctctgggaaattgtcATGGGCACGTTTATACTACTCTGGCATGTATTCAAGAAAAATAATTAGGAGATTAACTTATAAATTATGTGCAGGCCTAACTCTGAGGATAAATCGGTTTGTTATGGCTGCATTATGATACATTATTTGAGAGTCTTAGATAATGCCTTGTGTCTCCccttttcagatgattatagcTTCCTCTCATAGTTAGTAAAATGTAGTATCTGACAAGAAGTTATGGAGGCAGACCTGCATCAAGTTATTGTGTAACAGAAAATAAGACCAGctgttggaaaaacacatttgttgacaaaaacaggAGATGTCAACCCAACCAGTAACTCTGCTGGGTTTTTTATAGCTGCAGTTATTAACTTGTTGCCAGTGTATTTCTGTCGCCCCAATTTGATTCATGTGTGTATTGAATACTGTAATAAAACAGCAAAGGCTGTGTGGCCCCTAATTTTCTCCTAATGCTGTCACTCCTGTAAGTCATAGCTGGCTTCAAGTTGCTGTCCTTTAGGAGTCTTACACTGTATGTCTACTTTGGTTGTAGGGATCTGCACGCAGGAAGAAGAAGGTGGTACACAGAACTGCAACAGCTGACGACAAAAAGCTTCAGAGTTCACTTAAGAAGTTGGCTGTCAACAATATTGCTGGAATTGAGGAGGTAAATTGGTGTGGATCTTCTGCATATGTGAACTCTGAATGTTACATTAACATGAATGTGGTGCATTCTAACGTGGCTGTGTAGACCAGACTGCTCTCAGGTTTTTCACACTTATCTGTTTCTTGTTAAGTCATTTGCATACATTTACTCAGCGTAGAGTAGCTTCTCAGATCATTATAGCCATAATTGTAAAACCTGAGCGGTCGTCTCTTCTCAGGTGAACATGATCAAGGATGACGGGACTGTGATCCACTTCAACAACCCCAAAGTTCAGGCCTCTCTGTCCGCCAACACCTTCGCCATCACGGGCCACGCTGAGACCAAGCAGCTGACAGAGATGCTTCCCGGCATCCTCAGCCAGCTAGGAGCAGACAGCCTCAGCAGCCTGCGCAAACTGGCAGAACAGTTCCCTCGGCAAGGTGGGTGTGCTTGGACCTCTTAGACCTCTGACAGTCACTGTAACGAAGAGAGTCAGGAGGTCTGTCTTACCAAGTTGAGGGAGCATAAAAGCCCAGATGCACCAAATAGACTTCAGAGAAGTAGCTGTGACAAAGGCCTCCTGTTGTGTAGCCTGACCACAAAGTTGCACGTAcattctgtgcctgtgtgagaggaaataactctccacacctgCAGACGGTGGTAGTCTGTtatcgtcattcaaaaagggaaacaggaaaaCTGTCTTGCCGCTATTTAGCCAgttaacacattaacaacacaatccaatgttgaaaggaCAAAGCATATTTACTTTGCACCAGTGGACAATAACAAAAACCATCATGACACATTTCTGCttaagagctcaatggctaaagaaaaataattttacctcatgtaacaagtttgttttgttctcactccctctttactttagctgtttgtttactttcctcacttccttctcacttctcatgcactgagctgaactgccaatcagagtgatttcattcattgATGGGCTTCACTGACGTCAACTTAAtatgctgaatcagccaaaaaaaacaaaaagcaaacgGGCCTATGCGGGGCAATGGTGCAGGAGACACTGCACCGACTAGGGTAACGGACACTCACCaacagcccaacattgaccGACAGCTGACCGTCGGCTTGTTGTGTCAGGGCTTTTAAAGTAGTGTAAAGGGTGTCTAAGATTTTCCATGTTAGTGGCTTCAAAAAAATTGTGGTAACTAATATAACTTCCACATAAATCCATAATTTTTTCATGCAACATTATCGCATTTATCAGCTTGTCTAGGACCAAAGGATAAGGGAGACAAGAGACGAAGTCCAGTTTTTAGTTTGTTAtttgtcagtttttattttgccttttaGTTCAGATTTCTCACTTCCAGTTGGGTAGAAGCGTCTCTAAGTGACACCACTGTTTTCCATTGTATTTTGATAATTTGCATTCAGTTGAGTCAAGTAATTCTGACATAAaccaaaaaatacaatttatataATTAAATCCAATAAAACTGAGAGTAGCTCACTGATTGGGGCAGGCGTCTCATTTACAAAGGCATCgtccttgccgcagcggccacgggtttgattccagcctgtggccgtttgctgcatgtcatcctcccCTTTTACATTTAATCTGTcttgtcaaataaaggcaaaaaagcaacaacaaaaaacaatctcAGTCTCTCAGAAATTATGTAACAATAGCTCTTAGAATTTAGTTAATTTTACTGAATAAGGTTTATGTAATTGCTGTTAACATATTCTGTGTGTACCCATTGTCTGTACatcacatttcttttttcaatttAATTACATTAATGGTACTTTTTTGGTTTATGTTAGACAAACTTGACTCAGTTGGAAGGAAATTTCATGCGTAATTGAAATAGGTAAACCTGACAGAAGAGACCAAATAACCGCgagtgcagtttgatcacaatTTCACCTCCAGGGAAGATGAGCTTTTGCAACGCCTCGCTTGTTGTTTAGGATGTTTACATATGTCTTACAATGTCTGACATACTATGTCCAGCtgttgatcaatttacatttgGTGCTCGAGTGAGTATTTACATCAGCAGGACAGTGCATGCACAACATACTCAACATAAAATAAAGGCTCTATGTTCATTATAATGATGCaacatgaacattttttaaatgtgtatatTTTATCTCAGCTCTCGACAGCAAGGCTCCAAAGGCAGAGGACATtgaggaagaggatgatgatgtTCCAGGTATGAACCATTAGCTGTGTAAAAGTC
This sequence is a window from Epinephelus lanceolatus isolate andai-2023 chromosome 6, ASM4190304v1, whole genome shotgun sequence. Protein-coding genes within it:
- the btf3l4 gene encoding transcription factor BTF3 homolog 4, whose translation is MNQEKLAKLQAQVRIGGKGSARRKKKVVHRTATADDKKLQSSLKKLAVNNIAGIEEVNMIKDDGTVIHFNNPKVQASLSANTFAITGHAETKQLTEMLPGILSQLGADSLSSLRKLAEQFPRQALDSKAPKAEDIEEEDDDVPDLVENFDEASKNEAN